Proteins found in one Streptomyces sp. NBC_00461 genomic segment:
- a CDS encoding response regulator transcription factor: MPDHTSPHPGPQQPPPQNPFEAFPPSAPLKVVVADDNPVVRAGLTALLSGRADITVVAEAADGRQAYEAALQHHPDVVLLDVRMPGVDGISALPYLVRIAPVVMLTYSRESEIVQEALRRGAGGYLVHGEFTADQLVAAVRDTKQGRPHFSPTAAGALLAQLRQGQGPAAGPPLPEGLGQADASAYGNSSPVPTYAQPEVPTPPRVFTSPHLPVPTISPENLSQVQPDVGQSSSGWMSGRPVAPDRSRFQLSTREAEIMEHIASGMNNQQIAATCFISEKTVKNHINRIFAKLHSTSRSEAAAKWLGTAPGSGRGVG, encoded by the coding sequence ATGCCGGACCACACATCTCCCCACCCCGGCCCTCAGCAGCCGCCACCCCAGAACCCGTTCGAGGCGTTCCCGCCGTCCGCACCGCTCAAGGTCGTGGTGGCCGACGACAATCCGGTGGTCCGCGCAGGTCTCACCGCCCTTCTCTCCGGCCGCGCCGACATCACCGTGGTGGCAGAAGCGGCGGACGGCCGCCAGGCGTACGAGGCGGCTCTCCAACACCACCCCGACGTGGTCCTCCTGGACGTCCGCATGCCCGGGGTGGACGGCATCTCGGCGCTCCCGTACCTGGTCCGGATCGCCCCCGTGGTGATGCTCACGTACAGCCGCGAGTCCGAGATCGTCCAGGAGGCCCTGCGCCGAGGCGCCGGCGGCTATCTGGTCCACGGAGAGTTCACGGCGGACCAACTGGTGGCAGCGGTACGGGACACCAAGCAGGGCAGGCCCCACTTCAGCCCGACAGCAGCAGGCGCACTGCTGGCCCAACTCCGCCAAGGCCAGGGACCGGCCGCCGGCCCGCCCCTCCCCGAGGGATTGGGCCAGGCGGATGCGAGTGCATACGGAAATTCGTCGCCCGTGCCGACGTACGCGCAACCTGAAGTACCCACTCCACCACGGGTGTTCACGTCTCCCCACCTCCCAGTCCCCACAATTTCTCCAGAAAACCTTTCGCAAGTGCAACCGGATGTGGGACAGTCCTCGTCAGGATGGATGAGTGGCCGTCCGGTCGCTCCCGACAGGTCGCGGTTCCAACTGAGCACGAGGGAGGCGGAGATCATGGAGCACATCGCGTCCGGCATGAACAACCAGCAGATCGCCGCCACCTGCTTCATCAGCGAGAAGACGGTCAAGAACCACATCAACCGCATCTTCGCGAAGCTCCACAGCACCAGCCGCTCCGAAGCCGCCGCCAAGTGGCTGGGCACAGCGCCCGGTTCAGGTCGAGGGGTGGGGTGA
- a CDS encoding pilus assembly protein TadG-related protein has translation MRPRRYGDAGQAFPIYITVVGGLLFLAFAYFAVGQAAVNRNGAQTAADAAALAAAQKTRDQLAGLWVGDVLDPTKWQDVFDGEGAVGYCWRADQLAAHNHAHTTGCDAGLLDYRVEVQTDKPVGESIVPGTERHYAHASARAVIEPLCTFKLPAEGAGDDVLPRLTCRGGRFWDLNPDDLTDLPGPEDLFDVHLAD, from the coding sequence ATGCGACCTCGCCGGTACGGCGATGCAGGGCAGGCCTTCCCCATCTACATCACGGTGGTGGGGGGCCTGCTCTTCCTTGCGTTCGCCTACTTTGCGGTCGGCCAGGCCGCGGTGAATCGGAACGGCGCCCAGACGGCCGCCGACGCGGCGGCGCTCGCGGCGGCCCAGAAGACCCGCGATCAACTCGCGGGCCTATGGGTGGGGGACGTACTCGACCCGACGAAGTGGCAGGACGTCTTCGACGGTGAGGGAGCGGTCGGATACTGCTGGCGAGCCGACCAACTCGCCGCGCACAACCACGCGCACACCACCGGCTGCGACGCGGGCCTGTTGGACTACCGGGTCGAGGTCCAGACCGACAAGCCCGTCGGGGAATCCATCGTTCCCGGTACGGAGCGCCACTACGCGCATGCGTCCGCGCGGGCCGTGATCGAGCCGCTCTGCACGTTCAAACTCCCGGCCGAGGGTGCCGGGGATGACGTGCTGCCACGACTCACCTGCAGGGGCGGCAGGTTCTGGGACCTGAACCCGGACGACCTCACCGATCTCCCGGGACCCGAGGACCTCTTCGACGTCCATCTGGCCGACTGA
- a CDS encoding OmpA family protein produces MTRTPTRTAPPRLALVVASATVMVAANFYGAVSAHADASPSTPPGTEASASAPVKVDANDPDLKLPEGATLADPKVLDIKSVVEDQGGEERREDTNTDVTFALQAEVLFGKDSAKLSGEAKSRIAAIAEEIKKQNATKVRVFGFTDNLGSSAHGDILSKQRADAVQGVIDQQLNDPNVIFEVRGYGEQYPIADNATEEGRKKNRRVEVTFPRTESNN; encoded by the coding sequence ATGACCCGTACTCCCACCCGGACGGCGCCACCGCGTCTCGCCCTGGTCGTCGCATCGGCCACCGTCATGGTCGCCGCGAACTTCTACGGCGCCGTGTCGGCCCACGCCGACGCAAGCCCCAGCACCCCGCCGGGCACCGAGGCCTCCGCCTCCGCCCCCGTCAAGGTCGACGCCAACGACCCCGACCTCAAACTCCCCGAAGGCGCCACCCTCGCCGACCCCAAAGTCCTCGACATCAAGTCGGTCGTAGAGGACCAGGGCGGGGAGGAGCGCCGCGAGGACACGAACACCGACGTCACGTTCGCCCTCCAGGCCGAGGTCCTGTTCGGCAAGGACAGCGCGAAACTGAGCGGCGAGGCGAAGTCGCGTATCGCAGCGATCGCCGAGGAGATCAAGAAACAGAACGCGACGAAGGTCCGGGTCTTCGGCTTCACGGACAACCTCGGTTCCTCCGCACACGGCGACATCCTGTCCAAGCAGCGCGCCGACGCGGTCCAGGGAGTCATCGACCAGCAGCTGAACGACCCGAACGTCATCTTCGAGGTACGCGGCTACGGCGAGCAGTACCCGATCGCCGACAACGCGACGGAAGAGGGCCGCAAGAAGAACCGCCGGGTGGAGGTCACGTTCCCACGGACGGAAAGCAACAACTGA
- a CDS encoding GntR family transcriptional regulator, with protein MVDIPEGHGPDDELDPEAADPLYLQLAAVLISRIESGVYPLGRAVPGVDRLMQEFGLARGTARKTLVLLAELGYVRTVVGKGSFVIEREAQDEPADTPKDQEADG; from the coding sequence ATGGTGGACATTCCGGAGGGCCACGGCCCAGACGACGAACTGGACCCTGAGGCAGCAGACCCGCTGTACCTGCAACTGGCCGCGGTTCTCATCTCTCGGATCGAAAGCGGCGTGTACCCGCTGGGCCGCGCCGTACCTGGTGTCGACCGGCTGATGCAGGAGTTCGGGCTCGCGCGAGGGACCGCCCGCAAGACGCTGGTCCTGCTGGCCGAGTTGGGCTACGTTCGGACGGTTGTCGGCAAGGGGTCTTTCGTCATTGAGCGTGAAGCTCAGGATGAGCCCGCCGACACACCCAAAGACCAAGAGGCCGACGGCTGA
- a CDS encoding cell envelope integrity protein TolA — translation MASIGGMPEFEASWSSGPGGRRSMPTALSTALVLTHALLGFTILGGLGLLLTATSYDALDGGVLALLAYAAAPGTLGWWLARRSWEGGVRVWRGLVAVQVWLILSGLANLVEGSARGGLQLVLPILILLFLLRRESRQWYELPGLERAEHRPFSLARMIRWRRDDGQTAVEYAGLVAIVAAIITALLVSGLGTQIYGGIEAQVCKVTGMGCAAPSADGTTADRSNAQGQSDGTRTTDNNDTDGNTDSTDDGADDPGQNNPDDNGDEKDQGKKDNGKKDGDKKDDGCFSGFGAFFGCAGNQVKQVGQGLFVDGVWGDLTGIYDMVRHPLDTLSGLGDYGKQLGHDWMDNSKDARDKWSNGDYLGAVLGWGGASLKTGGTVLYDMFIGKDVADQWNNGNHTRAVTTVLWNIGSLFIPGYDVGKVAEKIGVLGKLGKLGKLAEKAGKAAEDAKKAAKAGDVAGAEKAAKEAEDAAEEAEKKAKQSGCTISAPSRRIPYDGTAPAGQGGPFSGSSGTGTTVLAAGASGSPYIVLAEDGCDEDAKKEAEEARKQADEADDAAGRLTKEEVEAAKKPTVQQGDPKKFKDHFLRHKKLVEDALGTKYKKLKEDGPRFLQDIEANIKNGTFKLVGKGTLKKNEAEGLIYRGNGVTIVLHENGDFWTALKSGEGLDTSIEITKKAD, via the coding sequence ATGGCGTCGATCGGGGGAATGCCGGAGTTCGAGGCATCGTGGTCCTCGGGGCCGGGCGGGCGCCGGAGTATGCCCACCGCTCTCTCGACCGCCCTCGTCCTGACCCACGCCCTCCTCGGCTTCACCATTCTCGGCGGCCTCGGCCTCCTGCTCACGGCGACTTCGTACGACGCCCTCGACGGCGGCGTACTCGCCCTGCTCGCCTACGCGGCCGCTCCGGGCACCCTCGGCTGGTGGCTCGCCCGGCGGAGCTGGGAGGGCGGGGTCCGGGTCTGGCGCGGACTGGTCGCCGTACAGGTGTGGCTGATCCTGAGCGGTCTCGCCAACCTGGTCGAGGGGTCGGCCCGCGGAGGCCTCCAGCTTGTCCTGCCGATCCTGATCCTCCTTTTCCTGCTCCGCCGCGAGAGCCGTCAGTGGTACGAGCTCCCCGGACTTGAGCGCGCCGAGCACCGCCCGTTCTCCCTGGCTCGCATGATCCGTTGGCGCCGGGACGACGGGCAGACCGCGGTCGAGTACGCCGGCCTCGTCGCCATCGTCGCCGCGATCATCACGGCGCTGCTGGTCAGCGGCCTGGGCACGCAGATCTACGGCGGCATCGAGGCACAGGTCTGCAAGGTCACCGGCATGGGCTGCGCGGCCCCGTCCGCCGACGGCACCACAGCGGACCGCAGCAACGCCCAGGGTCAGTCCGACGGCACCCGGACCACCGACAACAACGACACCGACGGCAACACCGACAGCACCGACGACGGCGCGGACGACCCCGGCCAGAACAACCCTGACGACAACGGGGACGAGAAGGACCAGGGCAAGAAGGACAACGGCAAGAAGGACGGGGACAAGAAAGACGACGGCTGTTTCTCCGGCTTCGGTGCCTTCTTCGGCTGCGCCGGCAACCAGGTCAAGCAGGTGGGCCAGGGTCTCTTCGTCGACGGCGTCTGGGGCGACCTGACCGGGATCTACGACATGGTCCGCCACCCGCTCGACACGCTCAGCGGCCTCGGCGACTACGGCAAGCAGCTCGGCCACGACTGGATGGACAACTCCAAGGACGCCCGCGACAAGTGGTCCAACGGCGACTACCTGGGCGCGGTCCTGGGCTGGGGCGGCGCCTCGCTGAAGACCGGCGGAACCGTCCTCTACGACATGTTCATCGGCAAGGACGTCGCCGACCAGTGGAACAACGGCAACCACACCCGTGCCGTCACCACGGTCCTCTGGAACATCGGCTCGCTCTTCATCCCCGGCTACGACGTCGGAAAGGTCGCCGAGAAGATCGGCGTGCTCGGCAAACTCGGCAAGCTGGGCAAGCTCGCGGAGAAGGCGGGCAAGGCGGCGGAGGACGCCAAGAAGGCAGCCAAGGCCGGTGACGTGGCGGGCGCGGAGAAGGCCGCCAAGGAGGCCGAGGACGCGGCGGAGGAGGCGGAGAAGAAGGCCAAACAGAGCGGCTGCACGATCTCCGCACCGAGCCGCCGTATCCCGTACGACGGCACGGCCCCGGCCGGCCAGGGCGGCCCCTTCAGCGGCTCCTCCGGCACCGGCACCACCGTCCTCGCCGCCGGGGCGTCAGGCTCCCCGTACATCGTCCTCGCCGAGGACGGCTGCGACGAGGACGCCAAGAAGGAGGCGGAGGAGGCCCGCAAGCAGGCCGACGAGGCGGACGACGCCGCCGGCCGCTTGACCAAGGAAGAGGTCGAGGCGGCCAAGAAGCCGACCGTCCAGCAGGGCGACCCGAAGAAGTTCAAGGACCACTTCCTGCGCCACAAGAAGCTGGTCGAGGACGCTCTCGGCACCAAGTACAAGAAGCTCAAGGAGGACGGTCCGCGGTTCCTGCAGGACATCGAGGCCAACATCAAGAACGGCACCTTCAAGCTGGTCGGCAAAGGCACGTTGAAGAAGAACGAAGCGGAGGGCCTCATCTACCGTGGCAACGGCGTGACGATCGTCCTGCATGAGAACGGTGACTTCTGGACCGCTCTGAAGTCCGGCGAGGGCCTGGACACGTCGATCGAGATCACCAAGAAGGCCGACTGA
- a CDS encoding DUF192 domain-containing protein, producing MARRWRDGRGKLVVRAGDGEAAHVAVPLEVATSYRARTKGLLGRDSVDGAILLSPANSVHTFRMRIPIDVAYLDRDLKVIAVHTMKPWRLGLPRLRSRHVLESEAGAMAGWGLGPGVRVEVTVGA from the coding sequence ATGGCGCGGCGGTGGCGGGACGGGCGGGGGAAGTTGGTCGTGCGTGCGGGAGACGGGGAGGCTGCTCACGTGGCCGTGCCCCTGGAGGTCGCCACCTCCTATCGGGCCCGTACCAAAGGCCTGTTGGGGCGGGACTCGGTCGACGGCGCCATCCTGCTCTCCCCCGCCAACAGCGTGCACACCTTCCGTATGCGCATCCCCATCGACGTCGCCTACCTCGACCGCGACCTCAAGGTCATCGCCGTACACACCATGAAACCCTGGCGGTTGGGCCTGCCCCGACTCCGTTCCCGGCATGTGCTGGAGTCGGAGGCGGGGGCGATGGCGGGTTGGGGGCTCGGGCCGGGGGTGCGGGTGGAGGTGACGGTCGGCGCCTGA
- a CDS encoding prepilin peptidase, with the protein MRVLLFVLLIVAAALWGAGTGLVLPRAAHRLSVEQGEPWSSRCPAGHLIAGGYGGWLGRANCPGGEGGAEGAGPCGTYGPSTRTVATVTALVCAALAAAAGGPRPETAVWVLLAPVAVLLALVDHRVHRLPDVLTFPLAAVTAALLGVASALPSATGSWPTALLGGLTLGAAYLLLFLVNPSGMGFGDVKLALALGTALGWYGWRILLTGAFAGLLYGALYGLGMVVVRRAGRKSAIPLGPFMLGGAFTGLLLGASAGA; encoded by the coding sequence GTGCGCGTCCTCCTCTTCGTCCTCCTCATCGTCGCGGCCGCCCTCTGGGGAGCGGGAACGGGCCTCGTGCTGCCCCGCGCAGCGCACCGTCTCTCGGTCGAGCAGGGCGAGCCCTGGAGCTCTCGCTGCCCGGCCGGCCACCTGATCGCGGGTGGGTACGGGGGATGGCTGGGCCGCGCGAACTGCCCTGGCGGCGAGGGCGGCGCGGAAGGGGCCGGCCCCTGCGGCACGTACGGTCCGAGCACTCGCACCGTCGCCACGGTGACCGCACTCGTCTGCGCCGCCCTGGCCGCCGCGGCGGGCGGCCCGCGCCCCGAGACGGCGGTCTGGGTTCTCCTCGCCCCCGTCGCGGTCCTGCTGGCGCTCGTCGACCACCGGGTCCACCGCCTCCCCGACGTCCTGACGTTTCCGCTGGCCGCCGTGACCGCCGCGCTCCTGGGCGTCGCCTCCGCCCTCCCTTCGGCCACGGGCTCCTGGCCGACCGCTCTCCTCGGCGGTCTCACCCTGGGCGCCGCCTACCTCCTCCTCTTCCTGGTCAACCCCTCCGGCATGGGCTTCGGCGACGTGAAGCTGGCCCTCGCCCTGGGCACGGCCCTCGGCTGGTACGGCTGGCGGATCCTGCTGACGGGTGCCTTCGCGGGGCTGCTCTACGGCGCGCTGTACGGCCTCGGGATGGTCGTCGTACGCCGGGCCGGCCGCAAGTCGGCGATTCCGCTCGGGCCGTTCATGCTGGGCGGCGCGTTCACGGGGCTGCTGCTGGGCGCGTCTGCGGGGGCGTGA
- a CDS encoding dihydrofolate reductase family protein — translation MSKIVLMMGVSLDGFIEGPDHDISWHRVDDELHQHLNDEVRGYGALLSGRRVYELMADFWPTADADPNASATTAEFAAIWRDIPKVVYSRTLERAEWNTTVVRDVVPEEVRALKERSERDLGLGGAEVAAEFLRLGLVDAYSVCVHPVVVGRGTRLFPEADIAASLRLVGSRTFGNGVVQLRYERSDTGGAS, via the coding sequence ATGTCGAAGATCGTGTTGATGATGGGCGTCTCCCTCGACGGCTTCATCGAGGGCCCCGACCACGACATCAGCTGGCACCGCGTCGACGACGAACTGCACCAGCATCTCAACGACGAGGTCAGAGGCTACGGCGCACTGCTGAGCGGCCGCCGCGTCTACGAGCTGATGGCCGACTTCTGGCCCACCGCGGACGCGGACCCGAACGCCTCCGCCACCACCGCCGAGTTCGCCGCGATCTGGCGGGACATCCCGAAGGTCGTGTACTCACGGACCCTGGAGCGGGCCGAGTGGAACACGACCGTCGTGCGGGACGTCGTCCCCGAGGAGGTCAGGGCCCTCAAGGAGCGGTCGGAGCGGGATCTCGGGCTCGGCGGGGCCGAGGTCGCCGCCGAGTTCCTGCGGCTCGGGCTCGTCGACGCGTACTCGGTCTGCGTCCACCCCGTCGTCGTCGGACGCGGCACGAGGCTCTTCCCGGAGGCCGACATCGCCGCCTCCCTCCGGCTCGTCGGGAGCCGCACCTTCGGCAACGGCGTCGTACAACTGCGGTACGAGCGAAGCGACACCGGCGGCGCCTCGTAA
- a CDS encoding LLM class flavin-dependent oxidoreductase, which yields MTGLGVVFRPQLPPERLRAVARIADETGLEELWLWEDCFREGGISTAAAALAWTERVRVGVGLLPVPLRNVAITAMEATSLHRMFPGRAVVGVGHGVQDWMGQVGARVESPVTLLREHLDALRALLRGERLTTDGRYVHLDDVGLDWPPSGPVPVFAGATGPRSLRLSGEAADGTVLTASTTADGVRRARRLIDEGRESAGRSGDPHEIVVYLLTATGPDAASRIRSELADEGHDSVTDLGVAGDAGAVAKAVQRLAEAGADTVILQPTGDEPDPEGFVRFAAEEVRPLVK from the coding sequence ATGACTGGACTCGGTGTTGTGTTCCGGCCCCAACTGCCCCCCGAGCGACTGCGCGCCGTCGCCCGTATCGCCGACGAGACCGGGCTCGAGGAGCTCTGGCTGTGGGAGGACTGTTTCCGGGAGGGCGGGATCTCGACCGCCGCGGCCGCCCTCGCCTGGACCGAGCGAGTGCGGGTCGGCGTCGGACTGCTTCCCGTGCCGCTGCGGAACGTCGCCATCACCGCCATGGAGGCCACCTCCCTCCACCGGATGTTCCCGGGGCGGGCCGTAGTCGGCGTCGGGCACGGCGTGCAGGACTGGATGGGGCAGGTCGGGGCGCGTGTCGAGTCACCGGTGACCTTGCTTCGCGAGCATCTCGACGCGCTGCGCGCACTGCTGCGCGGCGAGCGGCTCACGACCGACGGACGCTACGTGCACCTCGACGACGTCGGCCTCGACTGGCCGCCCTCCGGTCCCGTGCCCGTCTTCGCCGGTGCCACCGGGCCGCGTTCGCTGCGGCTGTCCGGTGAGGCCGCGGACGGCACCGTCCTGACCGCGTCCACCACGGCCGACGGGGTACGGCGGGCCCGCCGACTCATCGACGAGGGGCGGGAGTCGGCCGGGCGTTCCGGCGATCCGCACGAGATCGTCGTCTACCTGCTCACCGCCACCGGGCCCGACGCCGCCTCCCGGATCCGGTCCGAACTGGCCGACGAGGGGCACGACTCCGTAACCGACCTCGGGGTCGCCGGGGACGCCGGTGCCGTCGCGAAGGCCGTACAACGACTCGCCGAGGCGGGCGCCGACACGGTGATCCTCCAGCCGACGGGAGACGAGCCCGACCCCGAGGGTTTCGTGCGGTTCGCGGCCGAAGAGGTCAGACCTCTCGTCAAGTGA
- a CDS encoding methyltransferase domain-containing protein, with translation MPHEEPHGDADGPRRFEDLLAEGVAVPTEGWGFSWFEGRATEERPSWGYAVALADRLAAANAALDIQTGGGEALDFALGRAVKTPALTAATEGWPPNIVEATALLRPRGTVVVAVPEDAPLPFADGAFDLVSSRHPVTPHWAEIARVLEPGGTYFAQHVGPGSVYELVEYFLGPQPDQSRSARHPDGERAGAESAGLEIVDLRAERLRIEFHDVAAVVHFLRKVVWMVPGFTVEAYEDRLRALHQRIGVEGPFVAHSTRHLFEARRPHHR, from the coding sequence ATGCCGCACGAAGAACCCCACGGCGACGCCGACGGACCCCGGCGCTTCGAGGACCTCCTCGCCGAGGGCGTCGCCGTGCCCACCGAAGGGTGGGGCTTCTCCTGGTTCGAGGGCCGGGCCACGGAGGAGCGGCCCTCATGGGGCTACGCCGTCGCCCTGGCCGACCGACTCGCCGCGGCCAACGCCGCACTGGACATCCAGACCGGGGGAGGGGAGGCCCTGGACTTCGCCCTCGGCCGGGCCGTGAAGACCCCGGCGCTCACCGCAGCGACCGAGGGCTGGCCGCCGAACATCGTCGAGGCCACGGCCCTGCTCCGCCCGCGCGGCACCGTGGTCGTCGCCGTGCCCGAGGACGCGCCGCTTCCGTTCGCGGACGGCGCCTTCGACCTCGTCAGCAGCCGGCACCCGGTGACCCCGCACTGGGCGGAGATCGCCCGCGTCCTGGAGCCAGGCGGCACCTACTTCGCCCAGCACGTCGGCCCGGGCAGCGTGTACGAGCTGGTCGAGTACTTCCTGGGACCGCAGCCCGACCAGTCGCGCAGCGCCCGCCACCCCGACGGCGAACGCGCCGGCGCCGAGTCCGCCGGCCTGGAGATCGTCGACCTGCGCGCCGAGCGGCTGCGTATCGAGTTCCACGACGTCGCGGCCGTCGTCCACTTCCTTCGCAAGGTGGTCTGGATGGTCCCCGGCTTCACCGTCGAGGCATACGAGGACCGCCTCCGTGCCCTGCACCAACGGATCGGGGTCGAGGGCCCGTTCGTCGCGCACAGCACCCGGCACCTCTTCGAGGCCCGCAGGCCGCACCACCGCTGA
- a CDS encoding winged helix DNA-binding domain-containing protein: MTLQITWNEASARRLERQFLATSAGDGTPVAEVVGAMLGAHAQVLSAAEVSVGIRAGSATRADVRAALWGAPAPDSLVKMHGPRGTVHLLPARELPLWCAALPAVPSGASQSAPDVRVTEEQARQIVAAIGDALEGVCLTVDELSEEVVARTGSWAGDRVMPAFQDLWPRWRQVMHRAGQSGAMCSGPNRGRKVTYTRPPHFTPLPPQEALRELVRRYLRAYGPASPQNFAKWLAAPGGWAGKLFAELAGAGEIEEVVFEGAEGCWVVAGDTEFPEGRVRGVRLLPYFDAYAIAAQPRQTLFPGAAYQRALAGGQAGNYPVLLVDGVVAGVWHQRRRGRRTTVTVEPLGRLTARQERELGEQAERVGEVLEAEAELVIGEVAAGPHA, from the coding sequence ATGACCTTGCAGATCACGTGGAACGAGGCGAGCGCCCGCCGACTGGAACGGCAGTTCCTGGCCACATCCGCCGGGGACGGCACTCCGGTCGCCGAGGTCGTCGGCGCGATGCTCGGCGCGCATGCCCAGGTGCTGTCCGCGGCGGAGGTGTCGGTGGGGATACGGGCCGGGAGCGCGACGCGGGCCGACGTGCGCGCCGCGCTGTGGGGCGCCCCCGCACCGGACTCGCTGGTGAAGATGCACGGGCCGCGCGGGACCGTGCATCTGCTGCCCGCGCGTGAACTGCCGTTGTGGTGTGCGGCGTTGCCCGCCGTGCCGTCGGGCGCGAGCCAGTCCGCACCGGACGTACGGGTCACCGAGGAGCAGGCGCGGCAGATCGTGGCGGCGATCGGGGACGCCCTGGAGGGCGTGTGCCTGACCGTGGACGAGCTGAGCGAGGAGGTCGTCGCCCGCACCGGTTCCTGGGCCGGCGACCGGGTGATGCCCGCCTTCCAGGACCTGTGGCCGCGCTGGCGGCAGGTGATGCACCGGGCCGGCCAGTCCGGCGCGATGTGCTCCGGCCCGAACCGGGGTCGCAAGGTGACGTACACGCGCCCGCCGCACTTCACTCCGCTGCCGCCGCAGGAGGCGCTGCGCGAGCTGGTACGCCGCTACCTGCGCGCCTACGGTCCCGCGTCACCGCAGAACTTCGCCAAGTGGCTTGCTGCACCGGGTGGTTGGGCAGGCAAGCTGTTCGCGGAACTGGCCGGGGCGGGGGAGATCGAGGAGGTCGTGTTCGAGGGGGCGGAGGGATGCTGGGTCGTGGCCGGTGACACGGAGTTCCCCGAGGGCCGGGTCCGCGGGGTCCGTCTGCTGCCGTACTTCGATGCCTACGCAATCGCCGCGCAGCCCCGCCAAACGCTGTTCCCGGGGGCCGCCTACCAGCGGGCGCTGGCCGGCGGACAGGCGGGCAACTACCCGGTGCTGCTGGTGGACGGTGTGGTGGCGGGGGTCTGGCACCAGCGGCGCCGGGGACGTCGTACGACCGTCACGGTGGAGCCGCTCGGGCGGCTGACGGCGCGCCAGGAGCGGGAGTTGGGCGAGCAGGCGGAGCGGGTGGGCGAAGTACTGGAGGCGGAGGCCGAGTTGGTGATCGGGGAGGTGGCCGCGGGCCCGCACGCGTAG
- a CDS encoding isoprenyl transferase, with product MNLRDKLRGLLVRLYARRVEGHLDHAQVPKHIGVIMDGNRRWAKAAGSTTVHGHRAGAEKIEEFLGWCSETDVGVVTLWLLSTDNFDRSQDELGPLLGIIEDVVRTLAADGRWRVHHVGTPDLLPSQMRNALKEAEESTAHIDGILVNVAIGYGGRQEIADAVRSMLVDAQDKGTSMEELAEAVDVDMIGRHLYTGAQPDPDLVIRTSGEQRLSGFMLWQTAHSEYYFCEVFWPAFRKVDFLRALRDYAARHRRYGG from the coding sequence GTGAACCTGCGCGACAAGCTGCGCGGCCTGCTGGTCAGGCTGTACGCGCGCCGGGTGGAAGGTCACCTGGACCACGCTCAGGTGCCCAAGCACATCGGCGTCATCATGGACGGCAACCGGCGCTGGGCGAAGGCCGCGGGTTCCACCACCGTGCACGGTCACCGGGCCGGCGCCGAGAAGATCGAGGAGTTCCTCGGCTGGTGCAGCGAGACGGATGTCGGGGTCGTCACCCTCTGGCTGCTGTCGACGGACAACTTCGACCGGTCCCAGGACGAACTCGGCCCGCTCCTCGGCATCATCGAGGACGTCGTACGGACCCTCGCCGCGGACGGCCGCTGGCGTGTGCACCACGTCGGCACTCCCGACCTGCTGCCCTCGCAGATGCGGAACGCCCTGAAGGAGGCCGAGGAGTCCACCGCCCACATCGACGGAATACTGGTCAACGTCGCCATCGGGTACGGCGGACGCCAGGAGATCGCCGACGCGGTGCGCTCGATGCTCGTCGACGCCCAGGACAAGGGCACCTCGATGGAGGAGCTCGCCGAGGCCGTCGACGTCGACATGATCGGCCGTCACCTCTACACCGGCGCACAGCCCGACCCCGACCTCGTGATCCGTACCAGCGGAGAGCAGCGGTTGTCCGGTTTCATGCTGTGGCAGACCGCTCACTCGGAGTACTACTTCTGTGAGGTCTTCTGGCCGGCCTTCCGCAAGGTCGACTTTCTGCGCGCCCTGCGCGACTACGCGGCGCGCCACCGCCGCTACGGCGGCTGA